Proteins encoded by one window of Halorubrum ruber:
- a CDS encoding RNA-guided endonuclease InsQ/TnpB family protein yields MADDYVRRTAITRLSVDDEQRELLEETISEWKRGCQLATDMAWGKCNAKSDVQPLAYDNVREETDLGSQHAILATHQAAQAITGCLERRSNGRQVSKPTFTAPTVTYDTRTMTLFNDDTVSLSTTESRVRCELALPEAEDGYQRQYLDADEWSVTESTLTARDGDYFLHIGFRRPKTDIERDTAEDGTVLGVDLGIENLAVTSTARFISGRELSHNLREFEKVRAGLQQTGTRSAHRTLEQSSGRERRYVRDVVHQASNAIVDEALRYECDVIAFEDLTDIRERTGASWGHKWAFRTLYEQVAYKAGAVGISVKQVGSAYTSQRCAECGFTADENRRTRTEFRCVKCESGANADYNAAKNIGMRYVRRGQQSSRRTGDSQLALKSGTVTPSGGFTAHPDGFEAELTDKPLPQRANPSG; encoded by the coding sequence GTGGCAGACGATTACGTGCGTCGGACGGCAATCACTCGTCTCTCGGTAGACGATGAGCAACGCGAGTTGCTTGAGGAAACCATCTCCGAGTGGAAGCGTGGGTGCCAACTCGCCACGGACATGGCGTGGGGGAAGTGTAACGCCAAGAGCGACGTCCAACCCCTCGCCTACGACAACGTGCGCGAGGAAACCGACCTCGGGAGTCAGCACGCGATCCTCGCCACCCACCAAGCCGCCCAAGCCATCACCGGCTGTCTCGAACGCCGCTCGAACGGCAGGCAGGTCAGTAAACCCACATTCACCGCACCCACGGTAACATACGACACTCGAACGATGACGCTGTTCAATGACGATACAGTGTCACTCTCCACGACGGAGAGTCGCGTCCGATGTGAACTTGCGCTCCCTGAAGCCGAGGATGGCTACCAACGGCAGTACCTCGACGCCGACGAGTGGAGCGTCACGGAAAGCACACTCACCGCTCGTGACGGCGATTACTTTTTACACATCGGCTTCCGCCGACCCAAGACCGATATTGAGCGAGACACCGCCGAGGACGGAACGGTTCTCGGGGTCGACCTCGGTATTGAAAACCTCGCCGTCACCAGCACAGCACGATTCATCAGTGGGCGCGAACTCTCACACAACCTCCGCGAGTTCGAGAAAGTCCGTGCGGGACTCCAACAGACAGGCACGCGAAGCGCCCACAGAACGCTCGAACAATCAAGTGGACGCGAACGACGATACGTTCGTGACGTGGTTCACCAAGCGTCGAACGCCATCGTAGACGAAGCACTCCGATACGAGTGCGACGTGATCGCGTTCGAGGACTTGACTGACATCCGCGAGCGAACGGGTGCGTCGTGGGGGCACAAGTGGGCGTTCCGAACGCTGTACGAGCAAGTGGCGTACAAAGCCGGAGCAGTCGGCATCTCCGTGAAGCAAGTTGGTTCGGCGTACACATCGCAACGGTGCGCCGAGTGTGGATTCACGGCAGACGAGAACCGCCGAACTCGCACGGAGTTCCGGTGCGTGAAGTGTGAGTCGGGAGCGAACGCGGATTACAACGCGGCGAAGAACATCGGGATGCGGTATGTCCGTCGAGGCCAACAGTCGTCTCGGCGGACGGGCGACAGTCAACTCGCCCTGAAGTCTGGAACGGTGACGCCAAGTGGCGGGTTCACCGCCCACCCGGACGGGTTCGAGGCTGAGCTCACGGACAAGCCCCTCCCTCAACGAGCGAACCCGTCAGGGTGA
- a CDS encoding methyl-accepting chemotaxis protein, whose product MQAGSSSGIRSSYGAKLALSLIGVMGVSVSYGVIVYLRAEEAGAAGAAVRSGLVGMTLLTVIGLALIGVTVGSNTVISLRQLTAKAERMAEGDLDVRLETGRADEIGRLFRAFDEMRGSLRSEISDAEAAREEAERARREADARAETVERKATEYESAMRALADGDLTQRVDSDVDNEAMARVGVAFNEMADELEETVASVATVAEDTADVAGTVDDRTEDLRATTGTVSEAVEEIAEGARTQRDDLQAATDEAENLASSAEEVASTVTDVAETAEHAAEVGEEGREAAEEALAEMDAVEETTAETTAEVEALAEEVEEIGEVVDTISEIAEQTNLLALNASIEAARSGAEGAGFAVVAEEVKALAEETQESASEIEARIRSVQERAETGADAMARTEQRISAGVDTVETSIDALERLAEASERTDTSMTEITRATETQADSVDAVVGHVEDVSAISAQTASAAGDVTGAVDEQEQTLGAVENAAGSLSDRALALRDAVDDFEFAAEDGLGAASGGTGRGTAGDGVTGDGAAVSDGGTTSGEETDFDFSGGGRRDDAAAGEEVN is encoded by the coding sequence ATGCAAGCGGGATCGTCCTCCGGCATCCGGTCGAGTTACGGCGCGAAGCTCGCGCTGTCTTTGATCGGGGTCATGGGGGTTTCAGTTTCATACGGTGTCATCGTCTACCTCCGCGCGGAGGAGGCCGGCGCCGCGGGCGCAGCGGTGCGCTCGGGGCTCGTCGGGATGACGCTGTTGACGGTGATCGGGCTCGCGCTCATCGGCGTCACGGTCGGATCGAACACGGTCATCTCCCTGCGGCAGCTCACGGCCAAGGCCGAGCGGATGGCCGAGGGGGACCTCGACGTGCGACTGGAGACGGGCCGAGCAGACGAGATCGGGCGGCTGTTCCGGGCGTTCGACGAGATGCGCGGCTCGCTGCGCTCGGAGATATCCGACGCGGAAGCGGCTCGCGAGGAGGCGGAGCGGGCGCGACGGGAGGCCGACGCGCGCGCAGAGACGGTCGAGCGGAAGGCGACCGAGTACGAGTCGGCGATGCGGGCGCTCGCCGACGGCGACCTGACCCAGCGGGTCGACTCCGACGTCGACAACGAGGCGATGGCGCGCGTCGGCGTCGCGTTCAACGAGATGGCCGACGAGTTAGAGGAGACCGTCGCGTCCGTCGCGACCGTCGCCGAGGACACCGCCGACGTGGCCGGGACCGTCGACGACCGCACGGAGGACCTGCGGGCGACGACCGGGACCGTGAGCGAGGCGGTCGAAGAGATCGCCGAGGGCGCGCGCACCCAGCGCGACGACCTGCAGGCGGCGACCGACGAAGCCGAGAACCTCGCGTCGTCGGCCGAGGAGGTCGCCTCCACCGTCACCGACGTGGCGGAGACGGCGGAACACGCCGCCGAGGTGGGCGAGGAGGGCCGCGAGGCGGCCGAGGAGGCGCTCGCGGAGATGGACGCGGTCGAGGAGACGACGGCGGAGACGACCGCGGAGGTCGAGGCGCTCGCGGAGGAGGTCGAGGAGATCGGCGAGGTCGTCGACACCATCTCGGAGATCGCGGAGCAGACGAACCTGCTCGCGCTGAACGCCTCCATCGAGGCGGCCCGCTCCGGCGCAGAGGGCGCCGGCTTCGCGGTCGTCGCCGAGGAGGTGAAGGCGCTGGCCGAGGAGACGCAGGAGTCCGCGAGCGAGATCGAAGCCCGGATCCGCTCCGTCCAAGAGCGGGCGGAGACGGGCGCCGACGCGATGGCGCGCACCGAACAGCGGATCTCCGCCGGCGTCGACACGGTCGAGACGTCGATCGACGCCCTCGAACGCCTCGCGGAGGCTTCCGAGCGCACCGACACGAGCATGACCGAGATCACCCGCGCGACCGAGACGCAGGCCGACTCCGTCGACGCGGTCGTCGGCCACGTCGAGGACGTCTCCGCGATCAGCGCGCAGACGGCCAGCGCGGCCGGCGACGTCACCGGCGCGGTCGACGAACAGGAGCAGACCCTCGGGGCGGTCGAAAACGCGGCCGGGTCGCTCTCCGACCGCGCGCTCGCGCTGCGCGACGCGGTCGACGACTTCGAGTTCGCGGCCGAGGACGGCCTCGGCGCCGCGAGCGGCGGAACTGGCCGGGGGACCGCGGGCGACGGCGTCACCGGCGACGGGGCCGCGGTCTCCGACGGAGGGACGACGAGCGGCGAGGAGACCGACTTCGACTTCTCAGGCGGCGGGAGGCGCGACGACGCAGCCGCCGGGGAGGAGGTGAACTGA
- a CDS encoding bacteriorhodopsin: MLVDTAVWAWIGALAMGAGTIPPLRAWVSRSSEADESHAVYYGTLAGVTGIAAIAYLLMALGFGTVSLSAGELDVARYVDWLLTTPLLLFYLGLLARPSRRVLAGLIGVDVVIIAGGIAAAATTGTVSWVAFGVAGAAYVALVYGLLVSLPRSASAEGDRVRAVFGTLRNITVVLWTLYPVVWLLAPTGFGLLTPATEMLVFVYLDVVSKVGFVVVAVAGADALDRLGADSGLDGGDEFIAADSGSEEQTTVLGDD; the protein is encoded by the coding sequence ATGCTCGTCGACACCGCCGTCTGGGCGTGGATCGGCGCCCTCGCGATGGGCGCCGGGACGATTCCGCCGCTGCGGGCGTGGGTCTCCCGGTCTTCGGAGGCCGACGAGTCGCACGCGGTCTACTACGGCACCCTCGCCGGGGTCACCGGTATCGCGGCGATCGCGTACCTCCTGATGGCGCTCGGCTTCGGCACCGTCTCGCTGTCGGCCGGGGAGCTCGACGTCGCCCGGTACGTCGACTGGCTCCTGACGACGCCGCTGCTGCTCTTCTACCTCGGCCTGCTCGCGCGGCCGTCGCGGCGCGTGCTCGCCGGGCTGATCGGCGTCGACGTGGTGATCATCGCCGGCGGTATCGCGGCCGCCGCGACGACCGGGACGGTCTCGTGGGTCGCCTTCGGCGTCGCCGGGGCCGCGTACGTCGCGCTCGTCTACGGGCTCCTCGTCTCGCTCCCCCGGTCGGCCTCGGCGGAGGGCGACCGGGTCCGCGCCGTCTTCGGCACGCTTCGGAACATCACGGTGGTGCTGTGGACGCTGTACCCGGTCGTGTGGCTGCTCGCGCCGACCGGCTTCGGCCTGCTGACGCCCGCGACGGAGATGCTCGTGTTCGTCTACCTCGACGTCGTCTCGAAGGTCGGCTTCGTCGTCGTCGCGGTCGCGGGCGCCGACGCGCTCGACCGCCTCGGCGCCGACAGCGGACTGGATGGCGGAGACGAGTTCATCGCCGCCGACTCCGGGAGCGAAGAACAGACGACCGTCCTCGGCGACGACTGA
- a CDS encoding DUF7317 family protein → MTSKSVATALTLYRSRTLTLEQAATVGGCSTTQLEESARAFAPTPGDAPADD, encoded by the coding sequence ATGACGTCCAAATCCGTCGCCACCGCGCTCACGCTGTACCGCTCCCGCACCTTGACGCTCGAACAGGCCGCGACCGTCGGCGGCTGCTCGACGACGCAGCTGGAAGAGAGCGCCCGGGCGTTCGCCCCGACGCCGGGCGACGCTCCCGCGGACGACTGA